The following proteins come from a genomic window of Coffea arabica cultivar ET-39 chromosome 11c, Coffea Arabica ET-39 HiFi, whole genome shotgun sequence:
- the LOC140016531 gene encoding 3-oxoacyl-[acyl-carrier-protein] synthase II, chloroplastic-like encodes MLYMLTAGKKALVDGGITEDVMEEIDKAKCGVLIGSALGGMKVFNDAIEALRVSYKKMNPFCVPFATTNMGSAMLAMDLGWMGPNYSISTACATSNFCMLNAANHILRHEAISG; translated from the exons ATGCTTTACATGCTAACTGCAGGTAAAAAAGCATTAGTTGATGGTGGCATCACAGAAGATGTCATGGAGGAAATTGACAAGGCTAAATGTGGTGTTTTAATTGGCTCTGCCCTGGGTGGAATGAAG GTTTTTAACGATGCAATAGAAGCTTTGAGGGTGTCATACAAGAAGATGAATCCTTTTTGTGTACCTTTTGCTACGACCAATATGGGGTCTGCAATGCTTGCAATGGATTTG GGATGGATGGGCCCAAATTACTCTATTTCTACAGCTTGTGCAACAAGCAATTTCTGTATGCTAAATGCAGCGAATCACATTCTTAGACATGAAGCTATAAGTGGTTAA